From the genome of Capsicum annuum cultivar UCD-10X-F1 chromosome 4, UCD10Xv1.1, whole genome shotgun sequence:
TTGGGAATGGAGGGAGTggaatttcttttaattaaaaatatattttattaaattaattttattaatgatattttaaaatcctaaatttaattatgattacttatataattatataatgcTAAGAatgaatttatataaataaacttCTACATAATTAAGAAATCAATATAAATTGATATTACTTAAGTAAGGGTAACTTGGTGAAAATACgtcttatttttttagaataattgatttcttaagggTTATCCCAATCTAAAATATCGTATACTATGGACTAGAAGGAGTATAGATTACcctttaaattatttgtatatacagtttttgataaatttaggCAACTTTGGAACCACATTTTATTTTAATGCTCAAGCATTTATTATATCTTACTAATTATTCtcatccattttaatttatttgatgttTTTCATTCTCCGAAAGTCATTTTACTtaattttcaaagctaaattaATTTGGAtcaacttaatatttttttttaagaatttaataGATTGAGGCATAacctatatatacataaactaaattagttattcagatttaTTTAATGAGTTTAGTTAtgtttccttatttttttaaacATTAGGTTTAAATCACTATATTTAATTAGCATAAATTTTTGCCCCATAATATTATATAGGTTTTATTAGTTATacagtaaaaaaatataatataaattaaacttttttaattaaagtattattatttttatatttagagttTGGGCCCGGTCTTGACACGGGCTACGAATAACTAGtattttctatagacgtatatatttaacgtatacatgtgtgtatattttataaattagtatataactatatatttagtgtgtgcatatattgtagtatattttatttaaagtagtacatacatattgaatggtacgtatatatgtgtatatatcttctatagactctaaagtagtatatatttaacttatacatgtgtatatattttctaaattattatatatatcattatattgtagtatatatcttgtagtatatgttttatttagagtcgtatatatatttaactaacgtataatCATACACAcaattacatgtgtaattgtgtatatgtgtatatattttttaaattcaaatgtagtatatactatatatatagtgtatatatattgtttaacgtattttaaatgtatataggtgggcaTATATAGTGCATAttggagattttttttattttttttttggttttagaccgattttgactcaatttttaaTCGATTTtgatcgggtttaggtgggttgaATCGAGTGAGGTTAAGTGGGCTAatttagggttgtttttaaaaaaattactgttgGGCCCGAAAGCGGACCGGTCCGTTTAGCCAGATCCGGACCGGCCCACAACCCGGCTAAAATTCACGAGCCGGTTCCGGGTTGACCCGgtccggcccacttaacacccttacaTTAAATAGAGAGGCAATGGAACAATCCTTAAGACTGAAAATGAGTCGATGATTATCAAACTTGAACATACGCCTATGGTGGGTATATTCTTTGTTATACGCAGAAATAGTAAGATGGGTCTTGATAAATTTCAGGCTAGAAATTAAAGCAAGCCAGGATCGAAATAGACTTGAATTTCAAGAGGGATTTCACCGGAAGCCGTAAAAGTATTTCAATAATGAGTTCTTCAGGCATTGAAGTTGAAGGGTTAGTGGGTTTGCTGTGTTTTGGGTGTTTATGGGAGCCAACATCTCTCACCGTTTCCACCTTTTGAGTTGCCATTGTACACCAAACAAATGAGAGAAAATGCTCCCTCTGGTCCAGTATAAGCATAGGcgaattcataatttcaaaatcgCAGGTGCATCATTGTttttcaaaataagatataaaattttATAGTGATAAAAACTTGGCGAGCAAGGAATGAAGAAAGGAAAAGAATTGCATCTTGTGCTTTTGGCTGTTCTTTTCtgcattgaattttattttacttttttaaacaaaaaaacaaagtGGGCAGGCAGTCAGCTAAGACACTCTTGCGAGGGCTGATTAGAAATGCCATGGGAAAAGCAGAGTTAGCAATATAATATATTTGTGCAATTGATTATAGAATCTTATTAATCAAGATAAGATGTAATCAATTTTAACGATACAAGTCCCACACTAATCCTCTCCACTAAAACGTGATTGAGAATCTCGAGCACCTCTCTAAAGGCTAGCTTTTAGTTGtacaatttttttcataaaaaaaatgtcCAATTGCTCAATACAATTTACATCACAATAAGAACAAGGCGAAGCAGAATAATGCAAATCAATGCACAGAAGCAAAAGATGCTAACAGGGGAGCAtggaaaacaacaacatacccaatcaAACGAGGTAGGTGGAGTGTTTGCAGACCTTAtcctacctcgtggaggtagaaaGATTGTTTCACCAACACTAAAAAGCACCAAGTGACTTTTCAGACATGTCTAAGCCATTGGTGAATGACGCATTTAGTACATGTTTAGGTGATGGATAGCAAGCATCCGGTAGAATAGTTGAGGGCATACCCAACCTGCCTGGAAAATACTGTTACTAAAGATTTCATACCgcggaaggggggggggggggaggggggggggttTACGGGGGAGACAAATCTTATTGAACTCAGCTTCCTGCATCTTTCTCCAAAGTTGAAACATATTCAACATAATCTAGCATAACAATATCAAATATAATGTGAACAATAATTTCAAAAGAAGGGACAAAGTAAAATCAACAGCACAAATGCAAATCTCCAAATAACTTTTGGCATAAAATCCCTGAAGAAGTTTACCAATGCAATGTTAGATTAACAGGGCcaagatataataaaataagataacatcatgaaaatatgataCATTAACATCTGCAACTACCTCTAAGTAGTGCTGCCACTACCAATGCATTCCCGCTCTTTTATGAAAACATCCAACTTCAGCCGAGCACCACAATTAACGATATCTCTTGGGACCAGAAGGTATTTTTTCAAAGGAGTATTTTCAGACCAGTTTGGGACGCTCTCTGCAACAGATTCTAGTTTAAAAGTGCTCTCCCCATCTGTTGCTACAATCTCGTACATGAACCTTCTCTTCTGCATAGCTGGTCCAACACAGATAATGTTGACAGAACTTCCAACGCGGTCACTAGCATGATTGATGATAAAAAGTACATCTTTTGTGCTCATTTGAAGAATTTGGTAACGTCGATGTTTTTCTATAAAAATTGGATGGACAGCGTTGAATAACATGTGGACTGCCGAAGAAGCATGCTTGTCGCTAAAATGTGCATATACCTTTGTTGCAGCACCCACAAAGTCACAGCCACGGAAAGGACAAGAACAAGGCACATAGATGCATGTATTTTCATGGACAGTTTTCTTACTATAACTCAGAACCTCTTTGCAACCATAACTTTTGTTCATGCATGAGACTTTCACAGATTCTAGAACCTTCTCAATAGCTCGGCAGCGGTTGTATCCAATTGGCCAGCAACACGATGGACACTTATTAGCAATCTTGATGCAGCAAGAGGCACATGCTATGTGCCCATTCTCACACTATATTTTTGTCCagaaaggaaaaagaatgtcAGAAAATATGTTCTAGTAAGCAGTATGAAAGTTTGCAGGTGACAGCTTACCCCACTCTGCCTACTTTTAAGTTTCAAGGTTTCTCAAAATACACAGATTAAGAAGTAGGGAAAAAGACAAAAAGTGTTACAGGGGAAGAGACAAAGAGTACAAAGCACTTAAAATTCAATATATAACCCTTTGTATAGGCATTTGCTATAAACCTTGAGTCATACGCCTCAATTTATTGGTTCAACACAATCTATACATGAACTTTCACTTCACTACTACCCTTGAGTTATGTCTTCATTTCTTGCTTAGTTCAAAACGTTCAATAATTTCATTTAAACATGCTCAAGCATTACATGTCATATTCTATTGCATTAACAACAAGATGATCACCAGAAGCAATATTCTACCTTAAAGTAAAAACCATAGTTTCTCTTCCgcagaaattacatgaaaaaaagacaaaaattagCCACCCTGGCAAGGAGAAGGACATAGATCTTAGAATCTGAATCTCAGTTTTTTGTATGTCTTTAAACGCAGTTACTAGATTAAATCTGAAGTTACTGTGAGCTAAAAATAAGAGTTCTAAAAAGAGGCCTAGGTACATAACTTCGATCACGATAGGTTTCCAATAAAGGAATAGTAAGCAGTTAATAACTTCTATCGGGATAGATCTCCaacaaaagaataataaacaGCTTCTTTGCTCTATGAATCTCTAACTTTAGCTTCCTTTTGTGTTTGTTTTCAAGCACCAGTAGATTCACATAATCTCTAAAAGTTAACACAAACCAAGCCCTTAATCCTCTTTTGCTGCATTGAAATACTGCAAGTGTGACCTGCTTTGGCTGGAATTGTTTTGTCGATAAGAGTTGGAACCTCAAGGGAAGAAACTATATCGCCTGATCATTTGCAAGAAGAGAGCGTAATTACAAAGTAACTCAAGCCCGGACTTACAGCAACGAGAAATGTAATTGGGCTTGTCTAGCAAGTGGTATGGGAAAGACAAACATATTTCCAAGTATGAGTAAGCAACTTTTGTGCTAGCTGACAATTGTGATGACTGCTTGAACAGATACATATGCTAGTAGAAAGAGGACGGAGGTCCACTAGCAAAATCAAGGTAGTTAAAGACTATCTGAGATGTAATCGTAATGGTATCAAGCATCAGGAGGACAGGAGAGCCTGTGCGGAAAATAGCATAGAAAAGTGTAGACAGATTGATACGGGCACGATCATGAAGATGGACGTACATGAGCATGCATGGCATCAAGCTGAGGGACTGTAcaagttgaagtgtgaagagCGCTTTGGACACACCAAATCCGCCCCTACatacactccataggcgccttttgtcttcccttcattaagggctttttggacatttcacttatgttgtaataagtctataaataggctagtattaggtatttatttctttagttgtttgaagatattgaaagttgtaacacttgaaacaaactctctctagtgtgaggagtgtaccaccttagttgtagggcttggaaaagccaccaaaactaaatgagggtgatgctagtgtggaatcactagtattGCAAAACTTGGttagaaaccttggtgcttgagtggttaACGCCCACTTGTGTCATGGTAAGAGTGTTGGGGTTGCTTTTACATGTATTAAGGGTCTTAATGTTtgacatacacttaggttcttagttcttgtaaGGGTTaatgtctcactacctatctttacttCTTGtaaccatttgttgttgttattagtgAAACCGTTGGTTCTTGTTATCCTTGTGttcttcttcatcttgttgttgtagttgttgctgttttggtgtcatTACACCTTGTTCATCTTGTCATTGTGTTGTATTCTCGGTTTGCGACTTGTAGCCGAGAGAGTGTGTTGTGGTGCTCTCGGTTTGCTCTTGTGTTTTGTGTCTTGTTTCCGTGTTGTGGGTTGATTCCACTATCACAGATACGTTTTAACTTTAACATAGATTCATAGATTGTCAGAATTGAATCTTGGCTGACTTGAGAACAGATCAGACGCGATCATTCCGGACATCAAAACAAATGTGGGTTGGATGGATTAAGCTAATAAAATCAAGGGACTACTGCAAAAATCTACTGTGAAAAGTGAATCACGCAGCACAAATGCTCCCTATAAAACCTTTGCACAGGTAGCTGTTCAAAAATAGCTGGAGAAGGAGATCGGAGTGCTCAATGGAACTGAGAGTAAATACAATCATATTATGGTGGATGTGAATACAGTGGATCTTTTTCAGAGACCACTTTGGTACATTTCCCATATCCCAAAGTGATTCAGAAGTTGTTCGAAGGCAATCGGAGGCAACTTGGTTTATATCTGTTTGAATTTCTATCAACAGCTGAGGCAGAATGCGTAAGGTAGAAGTATGTTCCGGAAAGGCAGTAAGACTGTACTCAAGTGATGGTTGCAACAAACGGAAACCTCCCAGATGGAACCAAACCTGGATAATGAGATGAATTGGAGTGCAAGGAATCTCTCTGCATGTCTGGGATCGAGGGCTTCTTAAGGAAGTGGGCTACGGCCGAGGAAAGGGTGGAAAACTAAAGGCAGTTATAAAAGGCAGCAAGGGCCGACGAAAGACGGAAAACGGAAGACGTTTTATGGCCCCCATGAGCCAGGGGTGCCTGAGTGTTTTAAGGACGCCCTGGTAAATTCATAGATTAAATGGAGATGAGAAAAGAACCCCATTTTCAGTGATACTACATTTGTATTCTCTGATTGGAATGGGATTCACTTGATTGAACCTCACAGGTAGCCATCTACTCACTTTCAAGCGTTTTCTTATACTCCCATCATATACCAGTGCTTCCTCTAACCTGAATATTACACCATTAAGACCACGACTTCACCAGAAGATCCAAAGACCTACACTAGCCACTTATTCTCCaatttgaactaaatgttataaCAACTTCAAAGTTTGAACCACAAGTATCACATGAGATCAGATAAACAGTAAAGCAGTCATCCCTCTGTCAGCAATTCTCCCAGCTAAACCCTTTAATAGAAGATCCATCCTTCCTATACTCTTTCATTGCAATACTGAATGTTATGTAATGATTTCTCTATTATTTGCTATCTCTACTTTACTTACGTagttattctttaaaactgctcTGATATGCCTTACTTCAGCCCGGGTCTTCGAGAGACTGCCTCTCTACCTTCAAAGATTGTGTTCTAATTGGCCTAAATTGGTCAGTGTGATGGCATCAGAGGAAGGACTGAGAAATTTGTTATTAGTGTTTGGTTAACTACTTTACTGACTTATGGCTCTTTCTCGTAAGTGGTAAACCTACATACCTCTTGATGCGAGTTGAGCAAATGGCTAGTATTCAAGGCTAGTTCCAAGAAAGCAAGCTAAATGGCTATCCTGCTAAGAAAATGAAGCCTAATCGGGCCAAGGAAGGTTCCCGTGTGCAGGAAAGTTCAATCACATGCTTAACAAATTCAAGTAATGTCTacatacattctaccctcccccaCCTGTGTGTTCACACTAGGTATGTCGTCGTTGTTTCAGTGCAATACTATTTTACTcaatttctaaattgagtcataagaaaagacaacttttaCACTTTCTTTAGACAAATAAGCCATTTATGGCTTCAATCACAACTAAATTAAGTCAGATTACAAATCTCAAGGAAAATCAAGAATTCTCTAGTTATCCCTACACAATCAACCTAATTAATTCTAACATATATGCAAAATAAATCAAGGCCATATCATTCAAAAAATTCCAAGGCAAATCAAGAACTCTCTAGTTATCCCTAGACAATCAACCTAATTAGTTCCAACATATATACAAAGATAATTTATTAAACTCCAAAAAGTAATGAATTCCCTTCTACTCAatataaagaatggatcttggacctaactcaacctcaaaccTAATTAGTTCCAACATATATACAAAGATAATTTATTAAACTCCAAAAAGTAATGAATTCCCTTCTACTCAATGTAAAGAacggatcttgggcctaactcaacctcaaaagctagctcaagaggtgatgattacccaagtccatataagcaaactaccAGTCCATTTCCCAATCAATGTGGGGCTTTTTACCCCTAGTCCATTCCCCAATCAATGTGGAACTTTTTACCCACTCTAGCACCCCCTTCACGCCCAGGGCCCAATTGGCGCGTGGATCGGGAGCCCAAACGGAAATgcacctggctctgataccatgtaaagaatggatcttggatctaactcaacctcaaaagctagctcaagaggtgagtattacccaagtccatatgtGTGACTTTTTACCCACTCTTAACACTCAAAACCAAAACTTCCAAGGCAAATCAAGAAGCCTCTATATATGTACCAATTAACCTAAATAACTCGAACACAGATAAATTATTCAAGGCTATTTCATTCAAAAACTTGTAAGGCAAAATCAAGAATCCTCTATATCACACAGAATTAATTCCAACACAGATAAATTATCATACTCCTAACAGAGTAAAGAAGATACCTGAAAGACAGGAACAGAGAGATGTTCAAGACAGATAGGACAATCCAACACATCTGGATCCGATAACGTCACCGATATCGACCCATTTCCTCTTAAACCCTCCACATCATTATCTTGTTCGTCCACAGCCATTGACCCATTCCCTCTTGCAATTGACCCATTCCCTCTTGCAATTGAACCGCTCCCTCTTGAACCCTCCGCATCACCAACCCCTCCCAATCTCCCCTCTTCCGATTCCTCCTCCTCCGATTCCGATTCCcattcttcctcctcctcttcctcttcttcttcctcctcctcctcttcttcctcttcctcttcaatttcttcatcaacaaCCATTTCCCGTTCCCTTTCCCGTTCTCGTTCTTGTTGTTGTTCCTGTTCCTGTTGACGGCGAACggaagaacaagaaaaagttcCGCCAAATGTTCGCCGCCTTTTAGGAACAGGTCCTCCTCCCCCTCCTCCTCTTGCGGGCCCCTCTGAATCtccatcttcattatcatcttcttcttccctACCAACTGAAAATCTCGCCATTTCTCCTCCTCCGTGCTGTTCTTCTCGTTGTTGTAGTAGTTGTTCTTGCCTAATTCGACAACTACACCTATGGTTCACTCTTTATCATTTTGTAGTTTTAATTCATTTTTGAGAAAAGACCCtttcaagttttcaattaaaaaaaaaagggacaaGTGGTCCCACAAATTTACTTGTCCcacaaatttatttaaaaaaacatcaaatcttttttaataactagGATAGTTATTTAACAATTAAATTAGTTGTTTAATAACTTCGCGCAGTTATTGAACAACTTATGATAGTTGTTGAATAACTGTGCCTAATTATTGAACAAATTTGATAGTTGTTGAACGCTAAGTTGttgaacaactatcaaagttgttctaCAATTGAAATAAGTTGGTGGAAcgaaaaaacttcaaaaaaaaagttATCC
Proteins encoded in this window:
- the LOC107868103 gene encoding putative E3 ubiquitin-protein ligase SINA-like 6, with amino-acid sequence MARFSVGREEEDDNEDGDSEGPARGGGGGGPVPKRRRTFGGTFSCSSVRRQQEQEQQQEREREREREMVVDEEIEEEEEEEEEEEEEEEEEEEEWESESEEEESEEGRLGGVGDAEGSRGSGSIARGNGSIARGNGSMAVDEQDNDVEGLRGNGSISVTLSDPDVLDCPICLEHLSVPVFQCENGHIACASCCIKIANKCPSCCWPIGYNRCRAIEKVLESVKVSCMNKSYGCKEVLSYSKKTVHENTCIYVPCSCPFRGCDFVGAATKVYAHFSDKHASSAVHMLFNAVHPIFIEKHRRYQILQMSTKDVLFIINHASDRVGSSVNIICVGPAMQKRRFMYEIVATDGESTFKLESVAESVPNWSENTPLKKYLLVPRDIVNCGARLKLDVFIKERECIGSGSTT